DNA sequence from the Octopus bimaculoides isolate UCB-OBI-ISO-001 chromosome 22, ASM119413v2, whole genome shotgun sequence genome:
TCAAGTGAAAATTTTGTTAACACAGCTCTGCTCGCTTCATAATGTACCAGTTCCGTTTGAAGTGACAAATATCGACAGAGATCTTGCTGCAAAAGTaagtttgatttgtttttttttttctttactattacAATGTGCTTTGATGTGttatgaaatatttagaaaataactgTATGAAATATTCGTGTTAACAGGTTTTAATTCTATCATTAACACTATTACAGAATATTCTTGCAATATCTGCAGTCCAAAAGCATTTGATGTAAccatattagaaaataattaaatgtaatgtGTTTAACATCATTAGAAGATCTAAAATGGAGACTGGGCTatattgagtggttggcgttagaaacagcatccagctgtagaaatattgcctgatcaaactggagcctggtgcagccgctggctctccagacctcagtcaaaccgtccaacccatgccagcatggaaaatggacgttaaatgatgatggtgtgaacATATGGGTATGATTTGAAGTGGTATGACCAATTacgatgtttattttttaaccactaagtttatctatctatctatctatctatctacacacacacacacacacacacacacacacacacacacacacacacacacacacacacacacacacacatgtatatattgtaaaactGTAGAGTTTAAAagttatatgtaataaaatttttcaGAACCAAGCCATTCGGTCTAATCGAgaagattctgatgatgatgaagaagaattcCATTATGAGATGGAAGAGGAAGTTCCAGGGTGAGTTGGCAGCTTGACTGAAATCTTGGAATTACCTATTTctgtacattttaatatattgtttgtacTTTATAAAAACTATTGAAGTTAGTGAATAAGACTAGGATCTTGTTGCCTTCAAATATAATCCCTAATTATTGCCAGTCTATAATaatatttgctgtttttgtttttggttagtGAGACCAAAAGTAAAGATGATATTGATGGGATTGATGCAGGAAACTTAGTGGTGttggaaaaattaaaacagaatcaAAGACAAGACTATCTCAAGGTTTGAACATGTTTTTCCATCCATGTTGGCATTAAGATTTATTGaatcttattttgttttgcttgctTGGTTAGTCAGAAAATGTTACAGTTTAGCAcagctttttgtttttctctctgcaATTGCTATTGTAGTGGTGGTATGTTGTTGCTCAAGAATTGATGGAAGATTGATATTGTACTTAATTAACATTCTGATTACTTACTGCCAaatgtaatctttatttattcacattgttttgaattaatcaatcattatcttgtaactttgagattgtgaaaatgtgttttattttagaataacattgtaaggtAGTTGTGGTAGGTTgcttctggccagtttgaatattaaacagaatatttgggctgaatggggctggtttaaatgttaaagggttaagtttCAGAGTTGTACTTCTCTGCTTATAGACGTAATCTGAGATGGTGTTGAAAGAAACAATTATATTGTGGAAGAGCCATTTTAGCTATCTAAAAACGTGTGATTTAGTTAAGCTGAAATATCTCTTTCGTGATGtacttgcttcttttttttaaaagtaatttactTTCCATTCCAGCAGAGTGGATTTATTTTCCTAAAGGTAAAATGTTTAAACAAAAGTTTGAAGTTTGTGCTGTGCATGACAGGGTACACAACCACAAAGTAGGGTCGTCTATTTTGCCaattaacacattaaaagaaaaaagaaaagtaaaaaaggcATGGTTCTGGTTAAGTTGGTTTCTTAATCATGGAATTTTGAATTTGGTTTCACTACACagatactttgggcaagtgtcctctatcaTAGgtccaaattcttgtgagtgaatgtggaagacaaaaagaagcctgttgtatgtgtgtgtgtgcctctctttACATTTGCTGTACAAAAGATGCAAATTATGGGTGGTATTGTGTTGTCACTTTATACCTTTGAAGATGTGAAATAAGAGATAAtttacttgaaaaataagggTTTAATGATTggaagggcatccgactgtaaacagtgcctcaataatatatttgtttcaacgATGCTAGCATAGACAAACAGGTGtataatgaacaaatgaaatcatGGTTAATTGTCCAAACAATATTGCATACCCATTTAGTGATTCTCCCATGACTACCTTTTGGTATATAGAATGGTTTGTGGTTTACTGAAGAGGTCTATTAAGACCAACCAACTTGGGACCACCCCctagttctatgatataaactttctgttttaaagtgttcTAAATCAAACCTTTCTAACAAAgttccatgttaatttatcttcccaataatgttatttaattaaatcattttattttcaaaattaattaaaacaaaagcagtgtagttaagcagaaatatggtaacaaaagcatTAAGACCAAAACATATCAAGAGTTGTGTCCTGCTAAAAATAGAGGACTAATTTTTGAACTAATTTTTGTTCTCACTACATAAGTTTTTCTAATTAGGTTTTTGATTCTAACTGTAATACTTTTCCAATAAGACAGGCTAATACTAGCAGAATGCTATATTTGAGGTCACAGCACAATGTCTGAGGTTTAACTCTTTTGTGTTCAGactactctgttaaatgtaaagcttattcacattgttttgaatctacgtattatctcatagctttaagattttgatgatatgattgtttatttttagaatgacattgtaaggtaggtgtgaggggtcagatctagccagtttgaatgaaaaacaggtaaaatattttgggctggatatagccagtttaaatactaaggTGTTAAACTAGCCATATTCAACCCAGTATTCTCCCTGTATATTGTTcagactgaccagatccagcctctcacacctaccttacaatgccattctaaaaattaactatcatatcatcaaaatcttgaagctatgagataatgcatagtAAATTCAAaagtgaacaaataagcattacatttgacagtaatctgaatactacaaaattaaatgtaAGTAGAAGCTTACCAGCCTGACGACTTTCATCTCGTATTTCTGGAGATAGTTGTTTTAAACAGCTGCATGTTATTTAGCTACACAATGGAATATTTACTAACAACCTCTTGTGTTTTGAGTTATAGGAAATNNNNNNNNNNTTTAGAGGACACAGGCATAGGCTGTGTGGTGGTTTTCTACtcagccatatggttccaggttcagtcccattgtgtggcaccttgggtaagtgtcttctgctatagccccaggccaatcagagccttttaagtggattcgacagacggaaactgaaagaaggtcatcgtatatgtgtgtgtgtgtgtgtgcgtgcgcatgtttgtgtatcCTTGTTTTGATATTGCGTGATAGCTCTAAAATGATTGTtcctgtcatgcaagcagtgtccctCATTTCCTGTATTCtgtaagaacatgtctggccatgatgGAAGATtgctttgcttgaaaacaggtgaaatCTGCTtcaaataaactccatctgactcaTTCAAGCATGGGGAAAAAAAGGACATTAGAATGATGATAATTTGTCTGCTTGTGACTGCATGTGCAACTACTCGTGCACATATGCCCCTGTTTGTGCACATTTATTTTgtcatagaaaaattattttgagtaattttctctttccttcaaaaTCCTAGGAGACTTGATAATATATTCTGCATAATGTGTGCAACTTTTCTTGAACTCTGCCAGAAAGCTAGTTGAGTTGAAATTTTGCACGCCCCCAAATATATTTTGAACGCGGGTGGTGGAGtggatgagggggggggggttcctGCTGGCAGCAGTCATTGTAAGGGAGGTAATCACTACTAGATAagttttaatcatttaatcattttttttctctccaacccaatatttacatgctattatctaTCATAGCTTTATGAACTTCAAGATCCCTTGTTCCAAAAATCAATTATTGCATTTTCTCTGGAGAGTTTATAGATTGATGtctactaatgtgtgtgtgtgtgtNNNNNNNNNNNNNNNNNNNNNNNNNNNNNNNNNNNNNNNNNNNNNNNNNNNNNNNNNNNNNNNNNNNNNNNNNNNNNNNNNNNNNNNNNNNNNNNNNNNNNNNNNNNNNNNNNNNNNNNNNNNNAATGCTTTTTGATCCTCGTTTGGAATCATCAGTATGACATGACcctagacaaatatatatgagactcattcaaacattttacaaaatgaGAAAGATTAGAAGATATTCGAAGaaagtttttttcctttccttcataGATGTTTCATAGTTCagcaaatgagagagaaaattaaagagagaaagaaaaatcccATTTACAGATTACTTCTGGGGAATTACTATGTTGTGAAAAAgttcatgaatgtatttatgataGTTTTgactgtgaaggcgcatggcttattggttagagtgtgggactcatgatcataaagttgtggttttgattcctggatcaggcaatgtgttgtgttcttgagacaAACACTAGTTGCTCTAGTCCATTAAGCTGGTACAAATGAGTCATCCTGTGATGTACTGGCATCtagggaggaatatatacacaccagagAAACTGGGAAACTAGTCTTATGCTCCCTCTGGGCTGACCATAATAGGCTTGACTACAAACAAATTACAGGGGCTGGTTTTGGTGTCATCATTCCGGGTATAGATCATATATATTTCGGCTGGGATTCTGTAGTAGTTTACCTTTCGTTGTGTTtgtaaagacaaatatattttctttgcttattttAATGTTCTATTTTTCAGGGCAATGTTTGTGGCTCAGTCCAGGCAACAGATAGGTTGATGAAAGAATTGAGGGAAATATTTCGATCTGAAAGTTACAAAAAGGGTGAGTTGGGAATTAGCTTAatgtaaccttttctttttttttatttttttttattcatgttggttttttttttattgtgtgtataGGTGCTGGTGTAACtagggtggtaagaagcttctttcccaaccacatggtctcaggttcagtcccaatgcattgtaccttggtcaagtgtcttctttagccccaggctgaccaaagcattgtgaatggatttggtagatggaaactgaaagaagctcattatgtgtgtgtgatgttatgatgatgatgttgatgtttgtatatatatgtgtgtgttatcttttgtctaaatttgttttctgttttcagcTATCTACACAATAGACCTAGTCagtgaatgtttgtatgaatggAATGTCAAATTATTCAAGTAAGtacattttatttcagatatttaatgTCAATTTAGGCTAACCCATTAGCATCCAGATTACACtttgaaatgtaatgcttatttattcacattgctttcaattaatcatatgttatttcatagttttgaggttgtgatgatgtaattgtttatttttagactaatattgtagggttggtgtgagaggctgaatctagacagcttgaatataaaacaggtagaagatttgggctggatatggcttgtTTTAATACTCTTAAAATTGAACATCGTTTAGTTAGATGGAGGAGGTACAGAGGTTGTATTGAGGTATTGGTGAAGGAACAACTGCTCATGAGTGGGGATAAAGATTTCTGTTTAATGCCTTGTGTTTCTTAGTAGAAATCTAACTACTTAacatctctttttctttgtggttgttcTTCGGTTCTAAGTTGGCTTTAATCACTCTTGTGATCAGAAGCAATCTAGCCgtaaatatttaatcttttaatgttcttttcaatgcatttttattctcttttgaaTGTCCTTCGCATTTTAAAGTGATAGTGTGATTTTAGgaaaatttaacttttatttctagtaGATAACATAGAGGTACTTATGTTGGTTCATTCCCTCTGTGGGGacaagaaaaatacatatttgtgaGTCCAGTAGAATAAAGGTTTCCAACTTTTTTGTACCTCGAACTAATTTCATGCAAGACCAGAGGATCACATGCATAACAAAGTACAatagagtatataatatataatttagttattacaAATGTGTCCTTCATGTCACCAGCCCATACCTGTTTCCAATGAAGGTAATTTTCCCTCAAGGCCAGAtgtgtttttgcagaatattgaaaatgagtcacaaaaaaaaaaaaaaggtaaatttaatttgaaaaacgGTTTGTAATGAACAAATTCTCATTCAATTTCtgttttgtactttttttgtttttcagagtgGATCAGGATAGCCCCCTACATGCAGATCTTAtaacatttaaagaaaaagaggggagggatcacattctattaaattttacatttaaggTAAAGTTTTTATCTTAAACAATTTATCTGTTGTTTTAGTTACCAGCATGTTTACCAACCTACGTAGCTATTATTTGACATAACTCCATCAGTTTGAGTTTCTCTTAGATAGTTTTGGGGAAATACTATTTACTTATAACTGTAAGGATgttattagtttattttattttaaaaattattatcataaacTTAGTGCAATTTATatagggtgggccaaaagtcacgcaccaaagCAAGGCTAGCATCGCATGTGCTTGCGAGCGCATGACTCCTGACTGACAAATATGTACCATATTTGGTGATGTACTGCTTAGGATCCAGGATAGTATCTTGTAAAATTATGTTGAATAATTTAAACCGATATGGTTTTGGATTGAATCCAGCTTTTTCAGCACTttagtcttttactatagcttgggccgaccaaaattcttgtaaaagGCCTTTCATCTACattgtatatgtttacatttgtactcCCTGAAAGTTGCTCATCACGagcagtgttggtgttgttgtcattTCCGTCAACAGATCATCTCTTGCTTTGAAAAACCTGTGAAACAAGAGATCTTGACAGACAGTTAAGGTTAGTGACAAGAAGGGAATAGAATTGTAAGACAATGCCTCCATAATTCAGTCATCTTGACCATCAAatcaaatgaacaaatatatacttatatatatattactcagtttgtaatttaagaaacaaaatatattcagtcGTTAATCAGTTTGAAATGTTTGGTGATTAGTTATTTAGTGCCGGATTTTCTTTTTGGTTTGatctaatttatttgttttctttccaggATTCATTTCCATTCGATCCACCATTTGTGAGAGTTATCAATCCAGTAATCTCAGGAGGCTATGTTCTAAGCGGAGGAGCCATCTGTATGGAACTTCTCACAAAACAAGTTAGTGGAATtactttttctccctttttttttaaccccCATAATATTTAGGTGCTGGTGTAGCTGTTTAGTGAGAAGCTTGCATCCCTATCTcatggctttgagttcagtcacactgcctggcactttggacaagtgtcttttgttTTAGtgccaggccaaccaaagccttgtgagtggattggggaggtgcaggtgtggctgtgtgaaaagaagcttgctttctaactgcattgattcaggttcagtcctactgtgtggcaccttggccaagtgtcttctataacctcaggctgaccaatgccttgtagtGAATTTGAtatatggaaagtgaaagaagcttatttgtatatatatatatatatatatatatatatatatgtgtgtgtatatatatgtgtaataataataatatgtacgtgtttttgtctcccaccactgcttaacaactggtgttggtctgtttacatccctgtaacttagctgttcagcaaaatgatatcaatagaatgagtaccaggcttggaaaaataagtactgggttcaattcattcgactaaaagttcttcaaggcgatgccccagcattgccacagtctaatgactgaaacaagaagttaaaaaaataaatacatatgtgtggtaCTGTTACATTGCCTTGATgccatatgatagttgtaaataagtgccACTGTCAtgtaagcagtgtcctttgttttgaTTCTTCTGTTTCTGGTTCTGGGAAATatattgcttggaaacaagtggcggttggcaacaggaaggacatccagctgtacaaaTCCACCTTCACAAAATTTCATACAATACGTACAAGTATGGTAAAGTGGACattaatttgatgatgatgatgattaatctaCTTCTCTTTTCCTAATTACAGTGTGAGGATGTTGTATTGATTGTTGCTTATATAATTGTAGGGTTGGAGCAGTGCCTACAGTATAGAATCTGTCATACTCCAAATATCTGCTACTTTGGTTAAGGGAAAAGCACGAATAAACTTCTCAGCTTCTAAAGTAAGTAACTTATTCTGAGTTTTACTGatttcttttgccatttcagAGTTTTCCAGAAATTTTAGTCATCAAATTAAAATGCAACGAAATTTGCAAGAAAGGTTTTGAGACTGGAATtttattgtgtgtatttgtatttttgattaGAGAATTCGGGAGAAGCACTTATGACTGGTGAGGTTGATGTGTTTAATGTTTAGTGAGAATTTCTGTAAGTGGGGAGAATGAATTTCAGAATGTTGGTAGGAATGAAAGTGGAAGAGTTTAGGAAGGAATCATTCTGAATTAGTGGTTGTAGCTTGTtatatttgttggtgattccctactgACCCTGGCAGATGATGCCTGTGCACCACTTGGGGGACAATCCTCCAACTCATAGTTCTGTTTGGTGGTGAGGCTTTTACCCCAAACTCTTTTAGTTGCCTTTTATGATGGGTATATTCTTTGATGTACTGGTCCCGACACAGTACTAGTTCATCATGAAATGATGTGTTTAGTCacctagtctgggaattgaactcatgatggCGATCTTGAGTGCGACTCATTAACTACTAGGCCATGACTATAAAAATTAGCTTGCaaataaaattgtattatttaaaaaaaaatataatcctaTTGTTTTTGAATGTCATTGTGTAGATGTAAACCAGTTTAAATTGATAATGTTTTAGAAAGGCCGACTGATAAATGGCTTTCAAGGTTTAATGAGTACAAAATGGAGAGAGCcatatgtgtatttctgttaAGAATAGGTTCTGATATTTAATTAGACATTGTAggggaatgaatgaatgaacttgTTTTGTCTGTAACTggacttctttcttctttctagaaTCAATACAGTCTAGCTAGAGCTCAGCAGACATTCAAGTCATTGGTGCAAATTCATGAAAAAAATGGTTAGTATATCCTTAATAAAGTTTAtcccccccaccttttttgtttttttactaatatgttgtttaaccctttagcatctcaGATTATACTGTCAAAATGTAATGTTTTGAACTAATTGGGCATTATATTGTAGCTTTGACATTTTGGTATGATTACTgatggaatgacattgtaggttaagtGTGAAAGGTTGGAGCTGGCCAATTTGAATGTAGAACAGTTTGAATATTTCGGCTAGATATGGATAGTTTAAATGCTGGCGAGTTAAATATgtacagttaagaagtttgctttgcagccacaagGCCGCAGGTTTGATCCTACTGCTTGGCGTTTTGAACAAATGCTATTTTTAATAGCCTATGGTCAATCatggagatggaaactgtgttgaatcACATGAGGTATAATTTGAAAAGAATAACCTTGTTATGCTGATTCTGCCTCCAAATTACAATAagggtactcagccacttacctgttaattcaggagcagataattCACTTGATTAAACATGAATTTTCGTCATTGAACTACAGATTCGCCAACCAAATATACCAAACACCTTCCACAGTGTAGTGACTCAACAGAAGCAGAAAGAGAATAAGGAAAGCTAACAATACAGAaaggtttaaaaaacaaaacaaaacaccccCAAACCCACAAAATAATACTACTACcacatgaatcatcatcatcatcgtttaacgtccgctttccatgctagcatgggttggacgatttgactgaggactggtgaaaccggatggcaacaccaggctccagtctaatttggcagagtttctacagctggatgcccttcctaacgccaaccactcagagagtgtagtgggtgcttttacgtgtcacccgcacgaaaatggtcacgctcgaaatggtgtcttttatgtgccacccgcacaagcNNNNNNNNNNNNNNNNNNNNNNNNNNNNNNNNNNNNNNNNNNNNNNNNNNNNNNNNNNNNNNNNNNNNNNNNNNNNNNNNNNNNNNNNNNNNNNNNNNNNNNNNNNNNNNNNNNNNNNNNNNNNNNNNNNNNNNNNNNNNNNNNNNNNNNNNNNNNNNNNNNNNNNNNNNNNNNNNNNNNNNNNNNNNNNNNNNNNNNNNNNNNNNNNNNNNNNNNNNNNNNNNNNNNNNNNNNNNNNNNNNNNNNNNNNNNNNNNNNNNNNNNNNNNNNNNNNNNNNNNNNNNNNNNNNNNNNNNNNNNNNNNNNNNNNNNNNNNNNNNNNNNNNNNNNNNNNNNNNNNNNNNNNNNNNNNNNNNNNNNNNNNNNNNNNNNNNNNNNNNNNNNNNNNNNNNNNNNNNNNNNNNNNNNNNNNNNNNNNNNNNNNNNNNNNNNNNNNNNNNNNNNNNNNNNNNNNNNNNNNNNNNNNNNNNNNNNNNNNNNNNNNNNNNNNNNNNNNNNNNNNNNNNNNNNNNNNNNNNNNNNNNNNNNNNNNNNNNNNNNNNNNNNNNNNNNNNNNNNNNNNNNNNNNNNNNNNNNNNNNNNNNNNNNNNNNNNNNNNNNNNNNNNNNNNNNNNNNNNNNNNNNNNNNNNNNNNNNNNNNNNNNNNNNNNNNNNNNNNNNNNNNNNNNNNNNNNNNNNNNNNNNNNNNNNNNNNNNNNNNNNNNNNNNNNNNNNNNNNNNNNNNNNNNNNNNNNNNNNNNNNNNNNNNNNNNNNNNNNNNNNNNNNNNNNNNNNNNNNNNNNNNNNNNNNacttggtcgcccagatagcggaagctatcgactacctctagtttttcaccctggaatgagatagaagttgtttcctgtttgtttacagtctttattgcacctgaacatctgccacaaacaaaaactaacttgctagttaacctgcctttgatgttgctgcacctcttatgtgtccatagcttgcaccgggtacatcttatagagttactacctactccttttctacatactgagcagggccatctacctgaaggggtttgtgttttatctaccttcctacttattaggattttggccTACAACTAACAATTGGAGAGTTGCTTACCCCAACGGTTGgcaagttgctgctgctgctgctaaccaAGCTGCCAAGCAGTTTGAAATAACAACATCTATGGAAATACACACATCTTTGTTTTATTCTGAAGATGGACATTTGTGCCtgaaagtttgtttgtttttttttttgtaaaactttttgcattgttagaagcattccttatttctcttttcattttctacttctttttacCAAAATGATAGCAGTTTCTTTGCCTCTGACGAAGAGCAACCTGATCCTTGACATTGCTAAGCTTTTCTTCATGCTTGTGCTTAGTAGTTTTTAAAGGGAGTCACTCTGGGCATCTGATCTCACCCTTTAGGTTTCGAGGTCTGACTAGGGCAGCTGCAGTACCCAAGCTGTAGGCTTTACATTGGAGCTCCATCTACTCTGGAGTTACTGGGTGTCAAAGAGGACACTGGACCACCTGATTGACTCCATTTCTTGATGAGCTTTTGAGGTGTTGACTCCTAGCTTTTTGCAAAACACTTTTAGAAAGCACCGAAGGTTTCTATTTAGAGTTTCTTCCATAATGTTCTACAGGTTAATACCCAAAGCAGGGACCCTAACAATCTGAGTCCGAGTAGACCTGGTACTAATAGTGGCTAAGAGATGCCTCCACACTTTTCAAAAACCGAGGAACTCCTGAAGTGAAGTCTCACTACCAGATGGAGTTTAGTTATACTGAGGAGAAAGAGGAacctataaatacaaatataaacaggATTTTAGGATTGTGGGGTCTTTACAACTTAgcccctttagcattcaaattattctatcaaatgtaacaattatttatatacattttgaattaatcatgctatCAGAGTATTGTCATTTTGATGATTGTTtagtttttgaatgacattgtagggtaggtgtgaggagCCAAGtgtggttagtttgaacataaaaaaaggaTAGAATTTTTGGGCTGGATATGTCCgatttaaattctaaagggttagtaaatatttaaatctacCAGTCTTTCAACAACTAGATAGTTGTTTTTACCTGTATGAGAAAGGATTATTTGCACTTGTAATAAATGTTGTCTGTATTTTTCAGGCTGGTTTACACCACCAAAAGAAGATGGTTAATGAGTCCACCAGAAGAGCTGGTAGCAGAGATGCAAACTTCTCCCTTTGTTTATTCACTCTCCTCTTCTCTTCTCcactttcctttccttctttctcttcctgtcactacacacactcgtgcacacatacacacacacacacacgcacacatacacacacacacacacacacacacacacacaNNNNNNNNNNNNNNNNNNNNNNNNNNNNNNNNNNNNNNNNNNNNNNNNNNNNNNNNNNNNNNNNNNNNNNNNNNNNNNNNNNNNNNNNNNNNNNNNNNNNNNNNNNNNNNNNNNNNNNNNNNNNNNNNNNNNNNNNNNNNNNNNNNNNNNNNNNNNNNNNNNNNNNNNNNNNNNNNNNNNNNNNNNNNNNNNNNNNNNNNNNNNNNNNNNNNNNNNNNNNNNNNNNNNNNNNNNNNNNNNNNNNNNNNNNNNNNNNNNNNNNNNNNNNNNNNNNNNNNNNNNNNNNNNNNNNNNNNNNNNNNNNNNNNNNNNNNNNNNNNNNNNNNNNNNNNNNNNNNNNNNNNNNNNNNNNNNNNNNNNNNNNNNNNNNNNNNNNNNNNNNNNNNNNNNNNNNNNNNNNNNNNNNNNNNNNNNNNNNNNNNNNNNNNNNNNNNNNNNNNNNNNNNNNNNNNNNNNNNNNNNNNNNNNNNNNNNNNNNNNNNNNNNNNNNNNNNNNNNNNNNNNNNNNNNNNNNNNNNNNNNNNNNNNNNNNNNNNNNNNNNNNNNNNNNNNNNNNNNNNNNNNNNNNNNNNNNNNNNNNNN
Encoded proteins:
- the LOC106879136 gene encoding ubiquitin-conjugating enzyme E2 Q1, giving the protein MACLATLKRDIKLLEAAFPKAHERFQIRSASVDELACRFVVSEGEYYDIHANITETYPQSAPIWFSDIEDPMITSAIEHLCNATADKYTILDQVKILLTQLCSLHNVPVPFEVTNIDRDLAAKNQAIRSNREDSDDDEEEFHYEMEEEVPGETKSKDDIDGIDAGNLVVLEKLKQNQRQDYLKGNVCGSVQATDRLMKELREIFRSESYKKAIYTIDLVSECLYEWNVKLFKVDQDSPLHADLITFKEKEGRDHILLNFTFKDSFPFDPPFVRVINPVISGGYVLSGGAICMELLTKQGWSSAYSIESVILQISATLVKGKARINFSASKNQYSLARAQQTFKSLVQIHEKNGWFTPPKEDG